From a region of the Lactuca sativa cultivar Salinas chromosome 4, Lsat_Salinas_v11, whole genome shotgun sequence genome:
- the LOC111911722 gene encoding uncharacterized protein LOC111911722 yields the protein MNQKVCYKCGKPGHIATKCKTGRVCYGCGSPNHIKSECPQNKGNNNQGRITDNWSADKKADIGRLKARAFRMTAQEAQETPNVVTGTFLVNSIHARVLFDSSVNRSFVSTTFCKNMGRNAKTLEHALEIETVDDHWVVVREEYDDCSIEIEGGVVSLKLLLIALGDFDIVIWMDWLLANQAIIDCENRIVQV from the coding sequence ATGAATCAAAAagtttgctacaagtgtgggaagccAGGGCACATAGCCACAAAATGTAAGACAGGAAGGGTATGTTACGGGTGTGGATCCCCTAACCACATTAAGTCGGAATGTCCCCAGAATAAAGGTAACAACAATCAAGGTAGGATAACAGACAATTGGTCAGCGGATAAAAAGGCTGACATTGGTAGACTAAAAGCTAGAGCTTTTCGCATGACGGCTCAGGAGGCTCAGGAGACCCCGAATGTGGTGACAGGTACTTTCCTAGTAAACTCAATTCATGCTAGGGTATTATTTGATTCTAGTGTAAATAGATCTTTTGTGTCTACTACTTTTTGCAAAAACATGGGTAGAAATGCAAAGACTCTAGAACATGCCTTAGAAATTGAAACTGTTGACGATCATTGGGTAGTAGTAAGAGAGGAATATGATGATTGCTCTATCGAAATAGAAGGTGGTGTAGTATCGTTAAAATTATTGCTTATAGCCCTAGGTGATTTTGATATCGTTATATGGATGGATTGGTTGTTGGCAAACCAAGCGATCATAGATTGTGAAAATAGGATTGTTCAAGTTTAG